The Synergistota bacterium sequence ATGGCTCTACCTGCAGCTGCTTGCTATATAATAACCGTAACAGTAGCAGCTCCAGCCTTATTAATGATAGGTATTGATCCTTTCGTAGCTCACTTCTTTGCCTTCTATTTCGGAACTATGTCAGCAGTAATTCCACCTGTTGCATTAACTTCTTATACTGCGGCAGCTATAGCGAAAGCCCCTCCTACTAAAGTAGCAATAACAGGCCTCGGAATAGGAATAGCTGGTTTCCTAATACCTTACTTATATACCTATAATCCCGTACTGCTTCTCATAAACTTCTCCTGGAGTAGCTTTATATTGAAATTTACAACTGCTCTTATCTGCTTATATTCAATGGCAATATCTATAATAGGAACCTTAGGTTCCAAAAAAACCTTACCCTTTTATGAAAGAGGATTTTTTGCACTAGCTTCGATTTTAATGGTACCAAATTCCTTCAACCTAAATATAATAGGAATTACACTTTTCTTATCACTCTACACTATTAATAGATTTTTAAAGAAAGAAGTTTAAAATAACAAGAGCAGTGCACCTTTCTTCACCATGCACTGCTCTTGTTATAAACCAAATAACTCAACTAACTATAGTATTGGCAAATATCTCTTAAGCTCAAATTCGGTTACCTGCGCACGGTATATATCCCACTCCTTTTTCTTATTACGAATAAAACTTTCAAAAACATGATCTCCTAAACACTCTCTGACAAGCTCGCTTTTTTCCATAATAGATACAGCCTCACCCAAACTACCCGGCAAGGTCTCTATGCCAAGTCTTTCTCTCTCTTCCTCAGTCAAATCATATACATCGACTTCCACTGGTTTAGGTGGCTCCAGATTCTCCTCAATGCCCTTGAGACCAGCAGCTAACATAACTGAAAAAGCAAGATAAGGATTACATGCTGGATCAGGAGCTCTATACTCCACACGAGTAGCATTTTCCATACCCTCAGAAACAGCGGGAACACGTACTAAGGCGGAGCGATTTTTTCTACCCCAACATATATATGCTGGTGCTTCATAACCTGGGATCAAGCGTTTATACGAGTTAACCCACTGACAAGTCACTGCAGTAATTTCTGGAGAGTACTTTAATAATCCAGCAACAAAAGCAAGACCTGTCTTAGAAAGTCCGTAATATCCATTAGGATCATAAAAGGCGTTTTTCCCATTCTTAAAAAGCGACTGATGAACATGCATTCCACTACCATTAATACCATAGACAGGTTTAGGCATAAATGTAGCATATACATTATTCATAAGAGCAACCTGTTTAACAACCATCTTATGAGTCATAACATTATCTGCCATGGTTAAAGCATCAGCATATTTTATATCAATTTCATGCTGACTATATGCTACTTCATGATGACTAACTTCAACTGTTATTCCCATCTCATTAAGCATAAGAACCGTCTGTCGCCTTAAATCTATTGCTAAGTCAAGAGGCGTTGCGTCAAAATATCCCCCAAAATCTAAAAACTCTGTACCATCAGATGATTTAAAATAAAAATACTCCAATTCTGGACCAACATAATAAGTAAAGCCTTTCTCTGCCGCTTTCTTAAGATTGCGTTTCAAAACGTAACGAGGATCTCCTTCGAAGGGCGTCCCATCAGAATTAAAAACATCACAAAACATCCTTGCCACACCATATTCTTTAGGACGCCATGGAAGAATACAAAATGTTGTAGGATCAGGCATTGCCAACATATCGCTCTCTTCGATTCGCACAAAGCCTTCTACTGATGAACCATCAAAGCCAACTCCGTACTCTAAAGCCCCAGGAAGCTCCTCAGCCGTTATAGTAAAGCTTTTTAAGAAACCTAAAATATCCGTAAACCAGAGCTTGATAAACTTAATATTACGCTCCTTAACTACCTTAAGAACATATTCCTTCGCCTCATCGTGTTTCTTCATCACAACCCCTCCCTATTATGCATTAATTTTTATTAACTATACATCAAATTTGTTACAGAAATTTTACGCTTTTATTACAGAACTATTACAAACCGAGGCTTTCTTTATAGCGATTCGTTATAGGAAAACGTCTATCTTTACCAAAGGAAAGCTGTGTTATTTTAATACCAGGAGGGGCCTGGCGACGTTTATACTCACTTCTATCTATCATTCCAACAACTCGTCTTACAATACTAGCATCTAAACCTAAAGATACTATTTCCTCGAGAGAAAGGTTTTTCTCAATATATCCTTCGATTATCATATCAAGCAGATCATAAGGAGGCAATGTATCACTATCTTTTTGATCAGGCTTTAGCTCCGCCGATGGGGGTTTTTCAAAAATCCTTTTAGGAATAATTTCTCTTCCTTCTACCTCATTTCTCCAACTAGCAAGCTTATAAACAAGCATCTTAGGAACATCCTTTATAACAGCAAATCCCCCAGCCATATCACCATAAAGAGTAGCATAACCACAGGCCATCTCACTTTTATTCCCTGTAGTTAAAACCAACCAACCAAACTTATTTGATAAAGCCATTAAAATATTGCCTCTTATCCTCGCTTGAATATTTTCCTCAGTGGCATCAGGTTCAGTGCCACTGAAATGAGACGAGAGAACATCAAGGTAAACTTGAAAGATCGAATCAATAGATATAACTCTAAACTCTATCCCCAAATTGAAAGCAAGTCTTTCTGCATCTTCCATACTTGTAAAAGAAGAATAACGCGAAGGCATATAAACTCCAATTACATTTTGAGCTCCAAGGGCATCAACAGCTATAGTAGCGACAAGGCTAGAATCTATTCCGCCAGAAAGCCCCACCAAAGCTTTTTTAAACCCGTTTTTCTTAACGTAATCCCGCGTTCCCAAAACTAAGGCTCTGTATACTTCTTCAGGAAAATCCAAAGCCCTTCCCATATAAGTAGAGATAATTGGTTTTTCTTCCTTAAGGCATCCGTTAATAAAAACAAACTTAACCTCACCATGCATCAACATACTTCGTATTTTTTCTTTACGAAGCCTTGGATCACGAAGTCTATTTTTAGGCACTTCCTCAAATAATAGGTCAACCACAAGCAGGCACTCTTCAAAACCGTCACCGCGAGCTATAATCTTGCCTTCCCCGTCTAAAACCAAGCTATATCCATCAAAAACTAGCTCATCTTGACCACCTACCAAATTTACATAGGCTATAGGAGTAACCATATCAAGCGCTCTTATAGAGAGCATTCTCTCCCTAAGATCCCTTTTACCAATCTGATAAGGAGAAGCGCTTATGTTAACTATGAGTTCCGCGCCATTTAACACTTCGGCTATAGCAGGCCCAATAGAATACCAAATATCCTCACATATAGTTATACCAACTTTTACCCCAAGCAACTCGAAGAGAACAGGAGTATTTCCAGCTTTAAAATACCTTTCCTCATCAAAAACTCCATAATTAGGAAGAAACATTTTACGATAAATGCATTTAATATCTCCATCGTATAGCAAAGCTGCAGCATTATATATATCTGAATCCACATCTACGAACCCCAATAATATAGCAAGGTTTAATCCTTTTGTAAATTCAGCAACCTTCGAAAGCGCTGCTAAATTATCCCTTATAAATGCTGGCTTAAGAAGCAAATCTTCAGGAGGATAACCAGTTATAGCCAACTCCGGGAAACACAATAAATCAACTTTTTTAGATTTTCCTTCTTTAATAAATTCACAAATTTTATAAACGTTATGATTGAAATCGCCCACGATAGAGTTTAGTTGAGCCAAACCTATTCTAAGCTTCCTCATCCTCTTCACCTTCGCTAAATTTATATCCTATATTTCTTACAGTCTGGATATACCTATGATCATAGTCCCCTAACTTATTCCTCAACCTACTTATATGAGTATCTACTGTCCTATCCCCACCATAGTAATCATATCCCCAAAGTTTACTTAAAAGCTCCTCTCTCCTAAAAACCTTACCTTTATTTAAGACAAGAAGCCTTAGAAGCTCGTACTCTTTAAAAGTCAATGATATAACCCTTCCCTTAAAAATAACCTTGCATCTTTCCTCATCTATATAAAGATCCCCACACCTTATTACTCTTACTCCTTCACTAACTTGTTCTTTAATCCTGGTAAGTCTTAAAATTCTTATCAAAAGCTCCTCAATAACAAAAGGCTTAACTATGAAATCCGTAAAATAAACTTCCTCAGAAAACCACCTTAGACTATCTTTAGAAACAATAGCCAACAACGGGATACCCATTTTAGAAATAGCATTTTTATTCTTAACTTCGTTCAACAATCCCCTGTTATAAGAGAAAAGGAGCTCAAAATCACACACCACAACATCAAAAGGCTCTTCTTTAACCCTATCAATTAACTCATCTATACTATCTAAAATACACACTTCAAATCCCTTTCTAACCAGGTTTTCAGATACTCTCTTACTATCCTCAGGCTCAACCAGCAAAATAATTTTCACTTAAACTTACACCCCCACCTTAAAACTAAAGGGCCTTTTCACCCCTCTCACCTGTTCTTATTCTCACAGCATCAACAACTTCGTAGATAAAAATCTTTCCATCTCCAATATCTCCAGTATACGCACTCTTTAACAAACAATCTACAATCTCGCTAAGATTCTCATCCGAACAAACTATCTCTACCTTGATTTTAGGCAAAAACTCCACCTTAAATTCCCTTCCCCTAAATTGCTCAACCAAACCCTTCTGTCTTCCATGTCCTTCAACTCGGGTAACACTCATACCAGAGTATCCCTTTAGATTCTTAATGCTTTCTCTTAAACCCTCAAATTTTTCCGGCCTAATAAAAGCTTCTATTTTCTTCATATCCATTCCCCCTTCAAATTATACCCTACTATAGAAATCAGGATAAGCAGGAATCCCATGTTCATAAACATCTAACCCCTTAAGCTCCTCTTCTGGTGAAACACGAATACCAAAAGCTTTATCCATTAACTTAAACAAAACATATCCCATTCCAAACGCCCACACAAATAACACAACCG is a genomic window containing:
- the glnA gene encoding type I glutamate--ammonia ligase, yielding MKKHDEAKEYVLKVVKERNIKFIKLWFTDILGFLKSFTITAEELPGALEYGVGFDGSSVEGFVRIEESDMLAMPDPTTFCILPWRPKEYGVARMFCDVFNSDGTPFEGDPRYVLKRNLKKAAEKGFTYYVGPELEYFYFKSSDGTEFLDFGGYFDATPLDLAIDLRRQTVLMLNEMGITVEVSHHEVAYSQHEIDIKYADALTMADNVMTHKMVVKQVALMNNVYATFMPKPVYGINGSGMHVHQSLFKNGKNAFYDPNGYYGLSKTGLAFVAGLLKYSPEITAVTCQWVNSYKRLIPGYEAPAYICWGRKNRSALVRVPAVSEGMENATRVEYRAPDPACNPYLAFSVMLAAGLKGIEENLEPPKPVEVDVYDLTEEERERLGIETLPGSLGEAVSIMEKSELVRECLGDHVFESFIRNKKKEWDIYRAQVTEFELKRYLPIL
- a CDS encoding NAD+ synthase; amino-acid sequence: MRKLRIGLAQLNSIVGDFNHNVYKICEFIKEGKSKKVDLLCFPELAITGYPPEDLLLKPAFIRDNLAALSKVAEFTKGLNLAILLGFVDVDSDIYNAAALLYDGDIKCIYRKMFLPNYGVFDEERYFKAGNTPVLFELLGVKVGITICEDIWYSIGPAIAEVLNGAELIVNISASPYQIGKRDLRERMLSIRALDMVTPIAYVNLVGGQDELVFDGYSLVLDGEGKIIARGDGFEECLLVVDLLFEEVPKNRLRDPRLRKEKIRSMLMHGEVKFVFINGCLKEEKPIISTYMGRALDFPEEVYRALVLGTRDYVKKNGFKKALVGLSGGIDSSLVATIAVDALGAQNVIGVYMPSRYSSFTSMEDAERLAFNLGIEFRVISIDSIFQVYLDVLSSHFSGTEPDATEENIQARIRGNILMALSNKFGWLVLTTGNKSEMACGYATLYGDMAGGFAVIKDVPKMLVYKLASWRNEVEGREIIPKRIFEKPPSAELKPDQKDSDTLPPYDLLDMIIEGYIEKNLSLEEIVSLGLDASIVRRVVGMIDRSEYKRRQAPPGIKITQLSFGKDRRFPITNRYKESLGL
- a CDS encoding response regulator transcription factor; translation: MKIILLVEPEDSKRVSENLVRKGFEVCILDSIDELIDRVKEEPFDVVVCDFELLFSYNRGLLNEVKNKNAISKMGIPLLAIVSKDSLRWFSEEVYFTDFIVKPFVIEELLIRILRLTRIKEQVSEGVRVIRCGDLYIDEERCKVIFKGRVISLTFKEYELLRLLVLNKGKVFRREELLSKLWGYDYYGGDRTVDTHISRLRNKLGDYDHRYIQTVRNIGYKFSEGEEDEEA
- a CDS encoding P-II family nitrogen regulator, translated to MKKIEAFIRPEKFEGLRESIKNLKGYSGMSVTRVEGHGRQKGLVEQFRGREFKVEFLPKIKVEIVCSDENLSEIVDCLLKSAYTGDIGDGKIFIYEVVDAVRIRTGERGEKAL